A single Calidifontibacter indicus DNA region contains:
- a CDS encoding aminotransferase class I/II-fold pyridoxal phosphate-dependent enzyme, whose amino-acid sequence MTAQKSAYNDLKARGLKLDLTRGKPSAQQLDLSNDLLKLPTTHIAADGTDTRNYGGLHGLTEIREIFAELLGVNVDQIVAQGNSSLTLMQQVLVDCLLHGAVDSERPWVAEEKIKFICPVPGYDRHFSLLNSFGIEMITVPMHADGPDADKIAELVKDDASIKGMWVVPTYANPTGDTVSQEVAAKLVAMPTAAPDFKIFWDNAYALHHLTDVETKSVDVISLAASSGNPHRPILFASTSKVTFAGAGVAFLAASTENIGWYLGHLGMSSIGPDKVNHLRHAQFFKDADGVRAHMRKHAEIIAPKFAAVERILTERLAEHDIAQWTKPLGGYFVNLDVLPGTATRVVELAKEAGIALTPAGASFPLGQDPHDENIRLAPTMPPLEEVEVAMDGVATCALLAAGEYLAKS is encoded by the coding sequence ATGACGGCGCAGAAATCCGCCTACAACGACCTCAAGGCGCGCGGACTGAAGCTCGACCTCACCCGTGGCAAGCCGTCGGCGCAGCAGCTCGACCTCAGCAATGACCTGCTCAAGCTGCCTACCACCCACATCGCGGCCGATGGCACCGACACCCGCAACTACGGAGGGCTGCACGGCCTCACCGAGATTCGCGAGATCTTCGCCGAGCTGCTCGGTGTCAACGTCGATCAGATTGTCGCACAAGGAAATTCGAGCCTCACCTTGATGCAGCAGGTGCTCGTCGACTGCCTGCTGCACGGCGCCGTCGACAGCGAGCGTCCGTGGGTGGCCGAGGAGAAGATCAAGTTCATCTGCCCGGTGCCCGGTTACGACCGCCACTTCTCGCTGCTCAACTCCTTCGGCATCGAGATGATCACCGTGCCGATGCACGCCGACGGCCCCGACGCCGACAAGATCGCCGAGCTGGTCAAGGACGACGCGTCGATCAAGGGCATGTGGGTCGTGCCGACCTACGCCAACCCGACCGGTGACACCGTCAGCCAGGAGGTCGCCGCCAAGCTCGTCGCGATGCCGACCGCCGCCCCCGACTTCAAGATCTTCTGGGACAACGCCTACGCGCTGCACCACCTCACCGACGTCGAGACCAAGTCGGTCGACGTCATCTCGCTGGCGGCCTCGTCGGGCAACCCGCACCGTCCGATCCTGTTCGCCTCCACCTCGAAGGTCACCTTCGCGGGGGCCGGCGTCGCGTTCCTCGCAGCGTCGACCGAGAACATCGGGTGGTACCTGGGGCACCTCGGCATGAGCTCGATCGGCCCCGACAAGGTCAACCACCTGCGTCACGCGCAGTTCTTCAAGGACGCCGACGGGGTGCGCGCCCACATGCGCAAGCACGCCGAGATCATCGCGCCGAAGTTCGCCGCGGTCGAGCGCATCCTCACCGAGCGCCTGGCCGAGCACGACATCGCGCAGTGGACCAAGCCGCTGGGTGGCTACTTCGTCAACCTCGACGTGCTGCCCGGCACCGCCACCCGGGTGGTCGAGTTGGCCAAGGAGGCCGGCATCGCGCTGACCCCGGCCGGCGCGAGCTTCCCGCTAGGCCAAGACCCGCACGACGAGAACATCCGCCTCGCCCCGACCATGCCTCCGCTGGAGGAGGTCGAGGTCGCGATGGACGGCGTCGCCACCTGTGCGTTGCTGGCTGCGGGCGAGTACCTCGCCAAGAGCTGA
- a CDS encoding ABC transporter ATP-binding protein translates to MSDLVLEQVSRWYGNVVAVNDVSMQIRPGITGLLGPNGAGKSTLLSMMAGLLAPSAGSVSLDGRPVRGDVGMYRHIGLVPVQESLYDFLTGEQFVRLNADLHKLPQAKAATAHAIGLVDLADAASRKISTYSKGMRQRIKVAAALVHDPAVLLLDEPFNGMDPIQRRSMMGLLNSYAAQGRTIVFSSHILEEVEQLARQVEVVVSGRHAASGDFAAIRRLMTDRPNQYRIRSSDNRALATLLLREPTVRGVRINDKFLEVEADDFGAFANVVARAARSANIRILELIPTDESLESVFSYLVGR, encoded by the coding sequence GTGAGCGACCTCGTGTTGGAGCAGGTGTCGCGGTGGTACGGCAATGTCGTTGCCGTCAACGACGTCTCGATGCAGATCAGGCCGGGCATCACCGGTCTGCTGGGCCCGAACGGCGCCGGCAAGTCGACCCTGTTGTCGATGATGGCCGGCCTGCTCGCGCCGTCCGCCGGATCGGTGAGCCTCGACGGACGACCCGTACGCGGCGACGTCGGCATGTATCGACACATCGGGTTGGTGCCGGTGCAGGAGTCGCTGTACGACTTCCTCACCGGTGAGCAGTTCGTGCGGCTCAACGCCGACCTGCACAAACTGCCGCAGGCCAAGGCCGCGACCGCGCACGCGATCGGGCTCGTCGACCTCGCCGACGCCGCGAGCCGCAAGATCTCGACGTACAGCAAGGGCATGCGGCAGCGCATCAAGGTGGCCGCCGCGCTGGTGCACGACCCGGCCGTGCTGCTGCTCGACGAACCCTTCAACGGCATGGACCCGATCCAGCGCCGCTCGATGATGGGGCTGCTCAATTCGTATGCGGCACAAGGGCGCACGATCGTCTTCTCCAGTCACATCCTGGAGGAGGTCGAGCAGTTGGCCCGTCAGGTGGAGGTGGTGGTGTCGGGGCGGCACGCCGCATCGGGCGACTTCGCCGCGATCCGCCGGCTGATGACCGACCGCCCCAACCAGTACCGCATCCGCTCCAGCGACAACCGGGCCCTCGCCACCTTGCTGCTGCGCGAGCCGACGGTGCGGGGCGTGCGGATCAACGACAAGTTCCTCGAGGTCGAGGCCGACGACTTCGGCGCGTTCGCCAACGTCGTCGCGCGGGCCGCGCGCAGCGCGAACATCCGCATCCTCGAACTCATCCCGACCGACGAATCCCTCGAAAGCGTCTTCAGCTACCTGGTGGGCCGATGA
- a CDS encoding ABC transporter permease, with protein MSANAGPGRGVIHDLGYRGFQGQRLGTGSILRELYTSSLAHAFGIGRAGKSKVMPWLIAVLMWIPAIVLAGLIIQLDRMSLTDQAELFGPLSNYFGLPYWTQLLLTVFVAAQAPVLFARDLRYRTIVLYFARPLSRTLFVLTRLAALATAIFLVVAAPMTAWYGVALSSKMDRAEHTRHYFAALLGVLVLALVLAAIAGMVCTLTTRSGLAVAAVIIVLMLSSGIVTTALGIAYDQGSAGWGQVAASLNPFTAVAELIAGLFNQPLPIETLPRPDGAGPVAAAVLVCAAWVVVPTLLLVARVRKAASL; from the coding sequence ATGAGCGCGAACGCAGGGCCCGGACGCGGGGTCATCCACGACCTCGGCTACCGCGGGTTCCAGGGGCAACGCCTCGGCACCGGTTCGATTCTGCGCGAGCTCTACACGAGTTCGCTGGCGCACGCGTTCGGCATCGGCCGCGCCGGCAAGTCGAAGGTGATGCCCTGGCTGATCGCGGTGCTGATGTGGATTCCCGCGATCGTGCTCGCCGGCCTCATCATCCAACTCGACCGGATGTCGCTGACCGATCAGGCCGAACTGTTCGGGCCGCTGTCGAACTACTTCGGACTGCCCTACTGGACGCAGTTGCTGCTGACGGTGTTCGTCGCGGCCCAGGCGCCGGTGCTGTTCGCCCGCGACCTGCGTTACCGCACGATCGTGCTGTACTTCGCGCGTCCGCTGTCGCGCACCTTGTTCGTGCTGACCCGGCTCGCGGCGCTCGCCACCGCGATCTTCCTGGTCGTCGCGGCCCCGATGACGGCGTGGTACGGCGTGGCGCTGAGTTCGAAGATGGACCGCGCCGAGCACACCCGCCACTACTTCGCGGCCCTGCTCGGAGTGCTCGTGCTCGCGCTGGTGCTGGCGGCCATCGCCGGCATGGTGTGCACGCTCACCACTCGGTCGGGCCTCGCGGTGGCCGCGGTGATCATCGTGCTGATGCTCTCCTCGGGCATCGTCACGACCGCGCTCGGCATCGCCTACGACCAGGGCAGCGCCGGCTGGGGGCAGGTGGCCGCGTCCCTCAACCCGTTTACCGCCGTGGCCGAACTCATCGCCGGACTGTTCAACCAGCCGCTGCCGATCGAGACCCTCCCCCGCCCGGACGGCGCGGGCCCGGTGGCGGCCGCGGTGCTCGTCTGCGCGGCGTGGGTGGTCGTGCCGACGCTGCTGTTGGTGGCCCGGGTGCGGAAGGCGGCCTCGCTGTGA
- a CDS encoding pyruvate, water dikinase regulatory protein, with product MSAQDHAAPTPAFFLAGGTGISAETLGNMILQQFPGVRFVRQKIPFITSVDSAREAVAMVDATKTDEITPLVFSTVADEEIRAELMQTKCAFIDLFGSQLDEVERVLHREAAHKGGSAHAVRNQTEYDSRMKAVEYAIEHDDGASLRAIDKAEVILLAPSRCGKTPTTMYLALQHSIFVANYPLVDEDFESARLPRPIAPYADKCFGIVSTAARLSQVRGERRPGSKYASQAQCLYELRRAESMFRTHKIPFINSSAMSIEEMAAVIMQTRKLNRVH from the coding sequence ATGAGTGCCCAGGATCACGCTGCGCCGACGCCTGCGTTCTTCCTGGCCGGGGGCACCGGCATCTCCGCCGAGACCCTCGGCAACATGATCCTGCAGCAGTTTCCCGGTGTGCGGTTCGTGCGGCAGAAGATCCCGTTCATCACCTCCGTCGACTCCGCCCGCGAGGCCGTCGCGATGGTCGATGCGACCAAGACCGACGAGATCACGCCGCTGGTCTTCTCGACGGTCGCCGACGAGGAGATCCGCGCCGAGTTGATGCAGACGAAGTGCGCGTTCATCGACCTGTTCGGCTCCCAACTCGACGAGGTCGAGCGGGTGTTGCACCGGGAGGCCGCGCACAAGGGTGGGTCGGCGCACGCCGTCCGCAACCAGACCGAGTACGACTCGCGGATGAAGGCCGTCGAATACGCCATCGAGCACGACGACGGCGCCAGCCTGCGGGCGATCGACAAGGCCGAGGTGATCCTGCTCGCGCCGTCGCGCTGCGGCAAGACGCCCACCACCATGTATCTCGCGCTCCAGCACAGCATCTTCGTGGCCAACTACCCGCTGGTCGACGAGGACTTCGAGAGCGCACGCCTGCCGCGTCCGATCGCGCCGTACGCCGACAAGTGCTTCGGCATCGTGTCGACGGCGGCGCGCCTGTCGCAGGTGCGGGGTGAGCGCCGTCCGGGCAGCAAGTACGCCTCCCAGGCCCAGTGCCTCTACGAACTGCGTCGTGCGGAGTCGATGTTCCGCACGCACAAGATCCCGTTCATCAACTCCTCGGCGATGTCGATCGAGGAAATGGCGGCCGTGATCATGCAGACCCGCAAATTGAACCGAGTTCACTGA
- a CDS encoding CynX/NimT family MFS transporter translates to MATMTEAPMTAQRRTPDSTLLVLLVAVVLSAFSLRTAVTSITPLLDRVSDDIRFGTGGASVLGMVPTLMFSLAGIVTPRLVRRFGLEHVALTAMVLAALGLLTRSFSTNVPALLLTSACALAGMGIGNVVIPPVIQRFFPERVAVLSTAYITVLQVGTLVPPLVAVPLSQAHGWRISLGVWAIAAIAAIVPWLVAILRRPGSDPHAVAPAHTTGRVWRSPVAWSLALMFGCTSLNTYAMFTWLPKILTGAGHDAAFGGTMVSLFAAVGLLSALFAPQLAARLSNPAPIVVGSVVAFAIGFAGLLWAPDTATVLWVIAAGLGPTTFPLALTLINLRTRTAAGSSALSGFSQGVGYLIACAGPLLFGLLHDATGGWGVPFAFLAVTVGVILVAGLRVSRPDMLEDTWG, encoded by the coding sequence ATGGCAACGATGACCGAGGCTCCGATGACCGCGCAGCGACGCACGCCCGACTCCACCCTCCTGGTGTTGCTGGTCGCCGTCGTGCTCTCGGCCTTCTCGCTGCGAACGGCCGTCACCTCGATCACGCCATTGCTCGACCGCGTGTCGGACGACATCCGCTTCGGCACCGGCGGCGCGAGCGTGCTCGGGATGGTGCCGACCTTGATGTTCAGCCTCGCCGGCATCGTCACGCCCCGGCTGGTCCGCCGGTTCGGCCTCGAACACGTCGCGCTCACGGCGATGGTGCTCGCCGCGCTCGGCCTGCTCACCCGCAGCTTCTCCACCAACGTGCCGGCGCTGTTGCTGACGTCGGCGTGCGCACTGGCCGGCATGGGCATCGGCAACGTGGTCATCCCGCCGGTGATCCAGCGCTTCTTCCCCGAGCGGGTCGCCGTGCTGAGCACCGCCTACATCACCGTCCTGCAGGTGGGCACCCTCGTGCCGCCGCTGGTCGCCGTCCCGCTGTCGCAGGCACACGGCTGGCGAATCTCGTTGGGGGTCTGGGCAATTGCCGCGATCGCCGCGATCGTGCCGTGGCTGGTCGCCATCCTGCGGCGTCCCGGCAGCGACCCCCACGCGGTCGCCCCCGCCCACACCACCGGCCGGGTCTGGCGCTCGCCCGTGGCGTGGTCGCTGGCCCTGATGTTCGGGTGCACCTCGCTCAACACCTACGCGATGTTCACGTGGCTGCCGAAGATCCTCACCGGCGCCGGCCACGACGCCGCGTTCGGCGGCACGATGGTGTCGCTGTTCGCCGCGGTGGGCCTGCTGTCGGCGCTGTTCGCCCCACAGCTCGCCGCGCGCCTGTCGAACCCTGCCCCGATCGTCGTCGGTTCGGTCGTCGCTTTTGCCATCGGGTTCGCCGGCCTGCTCTGGGCGCCCGACACCGCGACCGTGCTCTGGGTCATCGCCGCCGGACTCGGCCCGACGACCTTCCCCCTCGCGCTCACCCTCATCAACCTGCGCACCCGCACCGCCGCCGGCTCCTCCGCGCTGTCCGGCTTCTCCCAGGGCGTCGGCTACCTCATCGCCTGCGCCGGACCGCTGCTGTTCGGACTGTTGCACGACGCCACCGGCGGCTGGGGCGTGCCGTTCGCGTTCCTCGCCGTGACCGTCGGGGTGATCCTCGTCGCCGGCCTGCGGGTCAGCCGTCCGGACATGCTCGAGGACACCTGGGGCTGA
- a CDS encoding ABC transporter permease, translating to MNIPILRLAIRSLFGRARAILLFAIPLLLVALAVLLRATAGDAGTNPEDAPLVLVRTFGIGIVVPVVALIATTTLINSEFDDGSIIYLLTKPVSRLSIVASKALVVLVCTLVFAALPMTLAALLMIGTDADLWLGALLGGIVSSVAYAGIFTTLATLLNRSLVGCLIYWLVWESTLTSFISPAAWLSARAWGSSVLHAVADVGQKAHPPVWFGLVAAALCLVGGVVVAGRKLSHTTISDV from the coding sequence ATGAACATTCCGATCCTGCGCCTCGCGATCCGATCGCTGTTCGGCCGCGCCCGGGCGATCCTGCTGTTCGCCATCCCGTTGCTGCTGGTCGCGCTCGCGGTGCTGCTGCGCGCCACCGCCGGCGATGCCGGCACCAACCCCGAGGACGCGCCGCTGGTCTTGGTGCGCACCTTCGGCATCGGCATCGTGGTGCCGGTCGTCGCGCTCATCGCCACCACGACGCTGATCAACTCCGAGTTCGACGACGGGTCGATCATCTACCTGCTCACCAAACCGGTGTCGCGGTTGTCGATCGTGGCGTCGAAGGCGCTCGTGGTGCTGGTCTGCACGCTCGTCTTCGCGGCGCTGCCGATGACCCTCGCGGCGCTGCTGATGATCGGCACCGACGCCGACCTCTGGTTGGGTGCGCTGCTCGGCGGCATCGTGTCGTCCGTCGCCTACGCGGGCATCTTCACCACGCTGGCCACCCTGCTCAACCGCAGCCTGGTCGGGTGCCTCATCTACTGGCTGGTGTGGGAGTCGACCCTCACCTCGTTCATCTCCCCCGCCGCCTGGCTGTCGGCCCGCGCCTGGGGCAGCAGCGTGCTGCACGCCGTGGCCGACGTCGGCCAGAAGGCCCACCCGCCGGTGTGGTTCGGGCTCGTCGCGGCGGCCCTCTGCCTGGTCGGCGGTGTGGTCGTGGCCGGCCGCAAGCTCTCGCACACCACCATCTCGGACGTGTAA
- a CDS encoding FadR/GntR family transcriptional regulator, which translates to MTHVRRTGLVDQMIAVLRANIADGTWPVGSRIPTEPQLVDELGASRNTIREAVGALVQVGMLERRQGSGTYVVSDSEVGEAIGARLTQAEHRHSLELRLAIDVMAAELAARRRTDDAAAELLAVAERRKAALGDPVALAAADLELHRAVVRASDNPLLVSVYDSLAGVLESAITENVADLPGTYDDQHEALVAAIVARDPEAAANAARSFLHAIQEERS; encoded by the coding sequence ATGACCCACGTCCGCCGCACCGGCCTCGTCGACCAGATGATCGCCGTCCTGCGCGCCAACATCGCCGACGGCACCTGGCCGGTCGGCTCGCGCATCCCGACCGAACCGCAGCTGGTCGACGAACTCGGCGCGTCCCGCAACACCATCCGCGAGGCGGTCGGCGCGCTGGTGCAGGTGGGGATGTTGGAGCGGCGCCAGGGGAGTGGCACCTACGTCGTGTCCGACAGTGAGGTAGGCGAGGCGATCGGCGCCCGACTCACCCAGGCGGAGCATCGCCATAGCCTCGAGCTGCGGCTCGCGATCGACGTGATGGCGGCCGAACTCGCCGCCCGCCGCCGTACGGACGATGCCGCCGCCGAACTGTTGGCCGTCGCCGAGCGGCGCAAGGCCGCGCTCGGTGACCCGGTGGCGCTCGCCGCGGCCGACCTCGAACTGCACCGCGCCGTCGTCCGAGCCAGCGACAACCCGCTGCTCGTCTCGGTCTATGACTCGCTCGCCGGCGTGCTCGAGTCGGCGATCACCGAGAACGTCGCCGACTTGCCGGGCACCTACGACGATCAGCACGAGGCACTCGTCGCCGCGATCGTCGCCCGAGACCCCGAGGCCGCGGCCAACGCGGCCCGCTCGTTCCTGCACGCGATTCAGGAAGAACGCAGCTAG
- the ppsA gene encoding phosphoenolpyruvate synthase gives MSSNIEWYENLGINDVETVGGKNASLGEMVQHLTKSGVRVPGGFATTAEAYRRFLIESGLAERIDGMLKTLDVDDVRELAKVGAEIRQAVEDQPFPADLEQEIRDAYAKLAGDHGEEVSWAVRSSATAEDLPDASFAGQQETFLNIHGIDNILHAIKLVFASLYNDRAIAYRVHNNFDHSVVALSAGIQKMVRSDIGASGVMFTIDTESGFKDTVFVTASYGLGEAVVQGAVNPDEFYVYKPALAAGKPAILKRGVGGKAIKMVYTEDKSVGRTIETVDVDPADQARFSITDADVEELARHAVKIEEHYGRPMDIEWVKDGSDGLIYVVQARPETVKSRESGSVLERFRMKDHGKALIEGRAIGQKIGAGAVRSLKSIDDMAQFQAGEVLVADMTDPDWEPIMKKASAIVTNRGGRTCHAAIIARELGIPAVVGTGSATSSLQDGAEVTVSCAEGDTGFIYEGIAEFEKTSTSLDEMPELPVKVMMNVGTPDQAFEFSRLPNKGIGLARLEFIINRQIGIHPKALLELDQQEPEIKAAIQEQIAAYDSPRDFFVKRVAEGVSMLAAAFAPEPVIVRMSDFKSNEYANLLGGERYEPHEENPMIGYRGASRYLSEDFADCFAMECEAMRFVREEMGLTNLKIMIPFVRTVDEAKGVIDLLASHGLKRGENGLQVVMMCELPSNAVIADQFLEHFDGFSIGSNDMTQLTLGLDRDSSLVAGAFDERNDAVKAMLSMAIKACKEQGKYVGICGQGPSDHPDLAEWLLDQGIESMSLNPDTVVETWLRLAEHAKS, from the coding sequence ATGAGCAGCAACATCGAGTGGTACGAGAACCTCGGCATCAACGATGTCGAAACGGTCGGCGGCAAGAACGCCTCGCTCGGTGAGATGGTGCAGCACCTGACCAAGTCGGGTGTGCGGGTGCCGGGCGGGTTCGCCACCACCGCCGAAGCCTACCGCCGGTTCCTCATCGAGTCGGGGCTGGCCGAGCGCATCGACGGCATGTTGAAGACGCTCGACGTCGACGACGTGCGTGAACTCGCGAAGGTCGGCGCCGAGATCCGCCAGGCCGTCGAGGACCAGCCCTTCCCGGCCGACCTCGAGCAGGAGATCCGCGACGCCTACGCCAAGCTCGCCGGCGACCACGGCGAGGAGGTCAGCTGGGCGGTGCGTTCGAGCGCGACCGCCGAAGACCTCCCGGACGCCTCCTTCGCCGGTCAGCAGGAGACCTTCCTCAACATCCACGGCATCGACAACATCCTGCACGCGATCAAGCTGGTCTTCGCCTCGCTCTACAACGACCGCGCGATCGCCTACCGCGTGCACAACAACTTCGACCACTCGGTCGTCGCGCTGTCGGCCGGCATCCAGAAGATGGTGCGGTCCGACATCGGCGCGTCCGGCGTGATGTTCACGATCGACACCGAGTCGGGCTTCAAGGACACCGTGTTCGTCACCGCGTCGTACGGCCTGGGTGAAGCGGTCGTGCAGGGCGCCGTCAACCCCGACGAGTTCTACGTCTACAAGCCGGCGCTCGCCGCGGGCAAGCCGGCGATCCTCAAGCGCGGCGTCGGTGGCAAGGCCATCAAGATGGTCTACACCGAGGACAAGTCGGTGGGCCGCACCATCGAGACCGTCGACGTCGACCCGGCCGACCAGGCCCGCTTCTCCATCACCGACGCGGACGTCGAGGAACTTGCCCGCCACGCGGTCAAGATCGAGGAGCACTACGGGCGTCCGATGGACATCGAGTGGGTCAAGGACGGCTCGGACGGCTTGATCTACGTCGTGCAGGCGCGCCCGGAGACCGTGAAGTCGCGTGAGTCGGGTTCGGTGCTGGAGCGCTTCCGGATGAAGGACCACGGCAAGGCCCTCATCGAGGGCCGCGCGATCGGTCAGAAGATCGGTGCGGGCGCCGTCCGGTCGCTGAAGTCGATCGACGACATGGCGCAGTTCCAGGCCGGCGAGGTGCTCGTCGCCGACATGACCGACCCCGACTGGGAGCCGATCATGAAGAAGGCCAGCGCGATCGTCACCAACCGCGGCGGCCGCACCTGCCACGCGGCGATCATCGCCCGCGAGCTCGGCATCCCCGCCGTCGTCGGCACCGGCTCGGCCACCTCCTCGCTGCAGGACGGCGCCGAGGTGACCGTCAGCTGCGCCGAGGGCGACACCGGTTTCATCTACGAAGGCATCGCGGAGTTCGAGAAGACCTCGACCTCGCTGGACGAGATGCCGGAGCTTCCGGTCAAGGTGATGATGAACGTCGGCACCCCCGACCAGGCGTTCGAGTTCTCCCGCCTGCCCAACAAGGGCATCGGCCTGGCTCGCCTGGAGTTCATCATCAACCGCCAGATCGGCATCCACCCCAAGGCGCTGCTCGAACTCGACCAGCAGGAGCCCGAGATCAAGGCCGCGATCCAGGAGCAGATCGCCGCCTACGACAGCCCGCGCGACTTCTTCGTCAAGCGCGTCGCCGAGGGTGTCTCGATGCTGGCCGCGGCGTTCGCGCCCGAGCCGGTGATCGTGCGCATGTCCGACTTCAAGTCGAACGAGTACGCCAACCTGCTCGGCGGTGAGCGTTACGAGCCGCACGAGGAGAACCCGATGATCGGTTACCGCGGCGCGTCGCGGTACCTCTCGGAGGACTTCGCCGACTGCTTCGCGATGGAGTGCGAGGCGATGCGGTTCGTGCGCGAGGAGATGGGCCTCACCAACCTCAAGATCATGATCCCGTTCGTGCGGACGGTGGACGAGGCCAAGGGGGTCATCGACCTGCTCGCCTCGCACGGTCTCAAGCGTGGCGAGAACGGTCTGCAGGTCGTGATGATGTGCGAGCTGCCCTCGAACGCCGTCATCGCCGACCAGTTCCTGGAGCACTTCGACGGCTTCTCGATCGGCTCGAACGACATGACCCAGCTGACCCTCGGTCTCGACCGCGACTCCTCGCTGGTGGCGGGTGCGTTCGACGAGCGCAACGACGCGGTCAAGGCGATGCTGTCGATGGCGATCAAGGCGTGCAAGGAGCAGGGCAAGTACGTCGGCATCTGCGGTCAGGGACCGTCCGACCACCCCGACCTCGCCGAGTGGCTGCTCGACCAGGGCATCGAGTCGATGTCGCTGAACCCCGACACCGTGGTCGAGACCTGGCTGCGTCTCGCGGAGCACGCGAAATCTTAG
- a CDS encoding ABC transporter ATP-binding protein translates to MRPDQGFVVETDRLTKQYPSVRALDELSLRIPGGVTGIVGVNGAGKSTLIKVLLGLLPSTSGSARVLGLDPATHGAQIRAVVGYMPEHDCLPGDVSAADFVMHMAMMSGLPRTAARERTSEVLRHVGLDEERHRAMGGYSTGMKQRAKLAQAIVHDPSLVFLDEPTNGLDPRARDDMLDLISRVGSDFGISVAVTSHLLGELERTADHIVVIDGGRLLRSSSTAELTHTTGTVLVEVLGPSGSDRRYGQALIERGLQAWPSGDKIQVRIDRPEALDVVRDVAVDLGLGLVRVQEIHHTLEEVFHREGAAR, encoded by the coding sequence GTGCGACCTGACCAAGGGTTCGTCGTCGAGACGGACCGGTTGACCAAGCAGTACCCGAGCGTGCGCGCGCTCGACGAACTCAGCCTGCGCATCCCGGGCGGGGTCACCGGCATCGTCGGCGTCAACGGCGCCGGCAAGTCGACCCTGATCAAGGTGCTGCTGGGGCTGCTGCCGTCGACCTCGGGTTCGGCGCGGGTGCTCGGGCTCGACCCCGCCACCCACGGAGCGCAGATTCGTGCGGTCGTCGGTTACATGCCCGAACACGACTGTCTGCCAGGCGATGTCAGCGCGGCCGACTTCGTGATGCACATGGCGATGATGTCGGGGCTGCCGCGCACCGCCGCCCGCGAACGCACCTCCGAGGTGCTGCGCCATGTCGGCCTCGACGAGGAGCGCCACCGCGCGATGGGCGGCTACTCCACCGGCATGAAACAACGCGCCAAACTCGCGCAGGCGATCGTGCACGACCCCAGCCTCGTCTTCCTCGACGAGCCCACCAACGGCCTCGACCCGCGCGCCCGCGACGACATGCTCGACCTCATTTCCCGGGTCGGCAGCGACTTCGGCATCTCGGTGGCCGTCACCAGCCACCTGCTCGGCGAACTCGAACGCACCGCCGACCACATCGTCGTCATCGACGGCGGACGCCTGCTGCGCTCGTCCTCGACCGCCGAACTCACCCACACCACCGGCACGGTGCTCGTGGAGGTGCTCGGCCCGTCCGGCAGTGACCGCCGCTACGGCCAGGCGCTCATCGAGCGCGGGCTGCAGGCATGGCCGTCCGGCGACAAGATCCAGGTGCGCATCGACCGTCCGGAGGCCCTGGACGTCGTGCGCGACGTGGCCGTCGACCTCGGCCTCGGGTTGGTGCGGGTGCAGGAGATCCACCACACCCTCGAAGAGGTCTTCCACCGCGAAGGAGCGGCGCGATGA